One Rhodoferax ferrireducens T118 DNA segment encodes these proteins:
- the tgt gene encoding tRNA guanosine(34) transglycosylase Tgt: MLQFDLLQTDPSSHARRGRLTLNHGVVQTPIFMPVGTYGTVKGVTPRSLEDMDAQIILGNTFHLWMRPGLDVMAQFGGLHQFEKWNKPILTDSGGFQVWSLGAMRKITEDGVHFSSPVNGDKLFMSPEVSIQIQTTLNSDIAMQLDECTPYLSVEPKTKGQITTEDEARASMEMSLRWAQRSRAEFARLENPNALFGIVQGGMFEGLRQESLEQLVAMDFPGYAVGGVSVGEPKDEMLRIMAHTPHRLPAHKPRYLMGVGTPEDLIEGVAQGVDMFDCVMPTRNARNGTFFTRYGDLKIRNARHKMDQRPLDETCTCYACAGSATHANTPDTGAGRSWAQGGRGGFSRAYLHHLDRCGEMLGPMLSSIHNLHYYLNLMTEVRAALDAGTFGAFRQQFKANRARGV; this comes from the coding sequence ATGCTCCAATTTGACCTGCTCCAAACCGACCCCTCCAGCCATGCCCGCCGTGGCCGCCTGACCCTGAACCATGGCGTGGTGCAAACGCCCATTTTCATGCCGGTGGGCACCTACGGCACGGTGAAAGGTGTCACACCGCGCAGCCTGGAAGACATGGACGCGCAAATCATCCTGGGCAACACCTTTCACCTGTGGATGCGCCCGGGGCTGGATGTGATGGCGCAGTTTGGCGGCCTGCATCAGTTTGAAAAATGGAACAAACCGATCCTGACCGACTCCGGCGGCTTTCAGGTCTGGAGCCTGGGGGCCATGCGCAAAATCACCGAGGACGGCGTGCACTTCTCCAGCCCGGTCAATGGCGACAAGCTGTTCATGTCGCCCGAGGTCAGCATCCAGATTCAAACCACGCTCAACTCCGACATTGCGATGCAGTTGGACGAATGCACGCCTTACTTGTCGGTCGAGCCCAAAACCAAAGGCCAGATCACCACCGAGGACGAGGCCAGAGCCTCGATGGAAATGAGCCTGCGCTGGGCCCAACGCAGCCGGGCTGAATTTGCCCGGCTGGAGAACCCCAACGCCCTGTTCGGCATTGTGCAAGGCGGCATGTTTGAGGGTTTGCGGCAAGAGTCGCTGGAGCAGCTGGTGGCCATGGACTTTCCCGGCTACGCGGTCGGCGGGGTCAGTGTCGGCGAGCCCAAAGATGAGATGCTGCGCATCATGGCGCACACACCGCACCGTTTGCCGGCGCACAAACCGCGCTACCTGATGGGTGTCGGCACGCCCGAGGATCTGATCGAGGGCGTGGCCCAAGGCGTGGACATGTTTGACTGCGTCATGCCGACCCGCAACGCGCGCAACGGCACATTTTTTACCCGCTATGGCGATTTGAAAATCCGCAATGCCCGCCACAAAATGGACCAGCGCCCGCTGGATGAAACCTGCACCTGTTACGCCTGCGCGGGCAGCGCCACGCACGCGAACACGCCAGACACGGGTGCAGGCCGCTCCTGGGCCCAAGGCGGGCGGGGTGGATTTAGCCGCGCCTACCTGCACCACCTGGACCGCTGCGGCGAGATGCTGGGGCCCATGCTGTCGAGCATCCACAACCTGCACTACTACCTGAACCTGATGACGGAGGTGCGCGCTGCGCTGGACGCCGGCACCTTTGGCGCGTTCCGCCAGCAGTTCAAGGCCAATCGGGCGCGCGGGGTGTGA
- a CDS encoding flagellin: MPSVINTNISSLTAQRNLGMSQASLATAMQRLSSGLRINSAKDDAAGLAISERMTTQIRGSNQAARNANDGISLAQTAEGDLAQIGNNLQRMRELAVQSANATNSSSDRAALDGEVQALSAEIDRAAQNSSFNGTKLLDGSFTAQKFQVGANNTANDSITIAAIASARTSVLGGYTTTKAGGVTTAALTAGALTLNGTSVGASAATSIPGQSASSAYSIAAAINAVSGQSGVTATAQATAVTGAVQTAFTAITTGATLTVNGIQVGSIAAGGAAPAQGANVAAAINLVSSQSGVTASAAADGKVTLTAADGRDIALGAGWVAADSGLTASATTVGTVTLDSTSSAGITIAGTAPASAGFTAGTTLATATKISSMNVLTAAAATAALGTIDGALETVSASRAALGAYQNRFTSVVTSLQTTSENLSASRSRIQDADFAAETANLSRAQILQQAGTAMVAQANQLPQGVLSLLK, encoded by the coding sequence ATGCCTTCAGTAATCAACACAAACATCAGTTCATTAACCGCCCAGCGCAATCTGGGCATGAGTCAGGCCTCACTGGCTACTGCTATGCAGCGTCTGTCATCGGGTTTGCGCATCAACAGTGCCAAAGACGATGCTGCCGGCCTGGCCATCAGTGAACGGATGACCACCCAAATCCGCGGCAGCAACCAGGCGGCACGCAATGCCAACGACGGCATCTCGCTGGCGCAAACGGCGGAAGGGGACTTGGCCCAAATCGGCAACAACCTGCAGCGCATGCGTGAGCTGGCGGTGCAGTCGGCCAATGCCACCAACTCGTCATCCGATCGTGCCGCGCTGGATGGTGAAGTGCAGGCACTGTCCGCAGAAATTGACCGGGCTGCACAAAACTCTTCCTTCAACGGCACCAAACTGCTGGATGGCTCGTTCACGGCCCAAAAATTCCAGGTCGGCGCCAACAACACGGCCAATGACAGCATCACCATCGCCGCGATTGCCAGCGCACGTACCTCGGTACTTGGCGGCTATACGACGACAAAAGCCGGTGGCGTCACGACGGCAGCGCTGACCGCGGGGGCATTGACTTTGAACGGTACGTCGGTCGGCGCATCGGCTGCCACCAGCATCCCCGGTCAAAGTGCGAGTAGTGCTTATTCGATTGCCGCCGCCATCAATGCGGTTTCCGGCCAGTCCGGTGTAACCGCGACCGCCCAAGCAACGGCTGTCACAGGCGCCGTGCAAACAGCATTCACTGCGATAACCACTGGAGCGACTCTGACCGTCAATGGTATTCAAGTCGGCTCCATTGCAGCTGGCGGCGCCGCCCCCGCTCAAGGTGCCAATGTTGCTGCAGCCATTAACCTGGTTTCCAGCCAATCTGGTGTAACAGCAAGTGCGGCTGCTGATGGCAAAGTGACCCTGACAGCAGCCGATGGCCGCGATATTGCACTAGGCGCTGGCTGGGTTGCTGCAGACTCTGGCTTAACAGCCAGCGCGACCACCGTGGGCACTGTCACACTTGATTCAACCAGCAGTGCCGGTATCACCATTGCCGGTACAGCACCCGCCAGTGCCGGTTTTACTGCAGGCACAACCCTTGCCACAGCGACGAAGATTTCTTCGATGAACGTGCTGACTGCAGCTGCCGCCACCGCAGCGTTGGGTACGATTGACGGCGCTCTGGAGACGGTCAGTGCTTCGCGCGCTGCGCTTGGTGCCTATCAAAACCGTTTCACCTCGGTGGTGACCAGCCTGCAAACAACGTCAGAAAACTTGTCCGCCTCTCGCAGCCGGATTCAGGACGCCGACTTTGCCGCAGAAACCGCCAACCTGTCGCGTGCGCAGATCTTGCAGCAGGCTGGCACCGCCATGGTGGCGCAAGCTAACCAGTTGCCGCAGGGTGTGCTGTCACTGTTGAAATAA
- a CDS encoding PhaM family polyhydroxyalkanoate granule multifunctional regulatory protein, which produces MSDAQNAGFGKFIPGFDFLQNLAKGATETVPQMPNLANWIAPTLNVEELDKRIAELKAVHFWLDQNSKALGATVQALEVQKMTLATLKGMNFNIGDVANALKLKAADSVYSGVQRVTEKAASTAQTISEVASDAEDVAKKVRKAAKPVTDMAAGLIDPMQLWTSLTQQFGQIAASAMKDAGKATAMDATRNMAAGFAKEAVKATKKVASNAGAARAAAKKAPKKAARKTVRRST; this is translated from the coding sequence ATGAGTGATGCACAAAACGCTGGTTTCGGCAAATTTATTCCCGGTTTTGATTTTTTGCAGAACCTGGCCAAGGGGGCGACGGAGACGGTGCCGCAGATGCCCAATCTGGCCAACTGGATTGCACCCACCCTCAATGTGGAAGAACTGGACAAACGCATTGCCGAACTCAAGGCGGTGCACTTCTGGCTCGATCAGAATTCCAAGGCGCTGGGCGCGACCGTGCAGGCGCTTGAGGTGCAGAAAATGACGCTGGCCACCCTCAAGGGCATGAACTTCAACATCGGCGACGTGGCCAATGCGCTCAAGCTCAAAGCAGCTGACTCGGTTTACTCCGGGGTGCAGCGGGTCACGGAAAAAGCAGCCTCCACCGCCCAGACTATTTCCGAAGTGGCCTCTGACGCCGAAGATGTGGCAAAAAAGGTGCGCAAAGCGGCCAAACCCGTGACCGATATGGCCGCTGGCTTGATTGATCCGATGCAACTTTGGACTTCTCTGACCCAGCAGTTTGGGCAAATTGCCGCCAGTGCCATGAAAGACGCGGGCAAAGCCACCGCCATGGACGCCACCAGAAACATGGCGGCAGGGTTTGCCAAAGAAGCCGTTAAAGCTACAAAAAAAGTAGCTTCTAACGCAGGTGCAGCGAGGGCCGCAGCCAAAAAAGCACCTAAGAAAGCGGCCAGAAAAACCGTTCGCCGCAGCACCTGA
- a CDS encoding type II toxin-antitoxin system VapC family toxin has product MAVLTGYLLDTNVISETVRAAPDPSVMRWLDSLEPEQLYVSVLSLGEIRKGALAVADKRRRDKLLAWLHNKLPEWFENRVLPIDAAVCERWADLMVKAGTPTPAIDSLLAATAAHAGLVVATRNVRDFVRLEVGVFNPWEF; this is encoded by the coding sequence ATGGCGGTCCTTACCGGTTATCTGCTCGACACCAACGTCATTTCTGAAACCGTACGCGCCGCACCTGACCCCAGCGTGATGCGTTGGCTTGACAGCCTGGAGCCGGAGCAACTGTATGTGAGTGTTCTGAGCCTGGGCGAAATCCGCAAGGGCGCGCTGGCTGTGGCCGACAAGCGTCGCCGCGACAAGCTGCTGGCCTGGCTGCACAACAAACTGCCCGAGTGGTTTGAAAACCGTGTGTTGCCGATTGACGCGGCGGTGTGTGAACGCTGGGCCGACTTGATGGTGAAAGCGGGAACTCCCACGCCCGCGATCGACAGCTTGCTGGCCGCCACGGCGGCCCACGCGGGCCTGGTGGTGGCAACGCGCAATGTGCGCGACTTTGTGCGGTTGGAGGTGGGGGTTTTCAATCCTTGGGAGTTTTAA
- a CDS encoding universal stress protein translates to MTILVAYVPRPEGQAALDKGIEIAQRRNEKLVVVNASPGGKKEDASFADVQDFERVQQLLENTGLDAEVKQFVRGKNAVEEIEALIESLPASLLVIGMRKRSPVGKLIMGSVAQELLLSVSCPVLAVKSAG, encoded by the coding sequence ATGACAATACTTGTAGCTTATGTGCCACGCCCCGAAGGTCAGGCCGCCCTGGACAAAGGGATCGAGATTGCGCAACGTCGCAATGAAAAGCTGGTGGTGGTCAACGCCAGCCCCGGCGGCAAGAAGGAAGATGCGTCGTTTGCCGATGTCCAGGACTTCGAGCGCGTCCAGCAGTTATTGGAAAACACCGGCCTGGACGCAGAAGTCAAACAGTTTGTGCGCGGCAAAAATGCCGTCGAGGAAATTGAAGCCCTGATCGAGTCCTTGCCGGCCTCCCTGCTCGTCATTGGCATGAGAAAACGTTCCCCGGTGGGCAAACTCATCATGGGCAGCGTGGCCCAGGAGCTTCTTCTTTCCGTTTCCTGTCCGGTATTGGCGGTCAAGTCGGCTGGGTGA
- a CDS encoding FIST signal transduction protein, protein MKLFPYGHATHPQWQMAAELTLAQVRAQMALHGYASSPTLALLYITDHYALQAQEILDHLSAELPEITDWAGTVGVGIAANNAEYFDEPALALMLCELPTDQYRVFSGVAPLGLGFEAHTALIHADASTPDLGELIEEMALRTDSGYLFGGLASSRSKTVQFAVGGDGNISGQGAARGVFSGGLSGVAFGAGINLVSRVTQGCLPVARAHQVTKADKHVVLALDDEPALDVMLRDLHISLEQPQEALAVVRATLVGLARAQTARQGLAGSDAPAVRQTGHFGNDVLVRHIIGLDPGQRGVAVAEPVEPGTQLVFCQRNAQAAKADLIRVCAEIREELEPEELPLEAVAALHASEAEAAPHPARGIAGAIYVSCAGRGGPHFGGPSAELQIIRRALGDVPLVGFFAGGEIARNHLYGYTGVLTVFTGN, encoded by the coding sequence ATGAAGCTGTTTCCTTATGGCCATGCCACGCACCCGCAGTGGCAGATGGCCGCCGAGCTCACGCTGGCGCAAGTGCGCGCCCAGATGGCGCTGCATGGTTACGCCAGCAGCCCGACGCTGGCTCTGCTCTACATCACGGACCACTACGCGCTGCAGGCGCAAGAGATTCTGGACCACCTGAGCGCCGAGCTGCCCGAAATTACCGATTGGGCGGGCACCGTGGGCGTGGGCATTGCCGCCAATAACGCTGAGTATTTTGACGAGCCGGCGCTGGCCTTGATGTTGTGCGAACTGCCGACCGACCAGTACCGGGTGTTTTCCGGCGTGGCGCCGCTGGGCCTGGGCTTTGAAGCGCATACCGCATTGATCCATGCCGACGCCAGCACGCCCGATCTGGGGGAACTGATCGAAGAGATGGCGCTGCGCACCGACTCGGGCTACCTGTTTGGTGGCCTGGCTTCGAGCCGCTCCAAAACCGTGCAATTTGCCGTAGGAGGCGACGGCAACATCAGCGGCCAGGGCGCGGCCCGCGGGGTTTTCAGCGGGGGCTTGAGCGGGGTCGCCTTTGGTGCCGGGATCAACCTGGTGTCGCGCGTCACGCAAGGCTGTTTGCCGGTGGCGCGGGCGCATCAGGTCACAAAGGCCGACAAGCATGTGGTGTTGGCACTGGACGACGAGCCCGCGCTGGATGTGATGCTGCGCGACTTGCATATTTCGCTGGAGCAGCCGCAAGAAGCGTTGGCGGTGGTGCGCGCCACGCTGGTGGGGCTGGCGCGCGCGCAGACCGCGCGCCAGGGCTTGGCGGGGTCCGATGCGCCCGCGGTGCGCCAGACCGGGCATTTTGGCAACGATGTCCTCGTGCGCCACATCATTGGACTTGATCCGGGGCAGCGCGGCGTGGCCGTGGCGGAGCCGGTGGAGCCGGGCACGCAACTGGTGTTTTGCCAGCGCAACGCCCAGGCGGCCAAGGCCGATTTGATACGCGTTTGTGCCGAAATTCGCGAGGAACTGGAGCCCGAAGAGCTGCCGCTGGAAGCGGTCGCCGCGCTGCATGCGTCCGAGGCCGAAGCGGCGCCGCATCCGGCGCGCGGCATTGCCGGCGCCATTTACGTGAGTTGTGCCGGGCGCGGCGGGCCGCACTTTGGGGGCCCGAGCGCCGAGCTGCAAATCATTCGCCGTGCCTTGGGCGATGTGCCGCTGGTCGGCTTTTTTGCCGGTGGCGAGATCGCCCGCAACCACCTGTATGGCTACACCGGGGTGTTGACGGTGTTTACAGGTAATTAG
- a CDS encoding flagellin: protein MSVINTNINSLTAQRNLGMSQASLATSMQRLSSGLRINSAKDDAAGLAISERMTTQIRGSNQAARNANDGISLAQTAEGDLAQIGNNLQRMRELAVQSANATNSSSDRAALDGEVQALSAEIDRVSQNSSFNGTKLLDGSFTAQKFQVGANNTANDSITVASIGSARTSVLGGYTTTKAGGVTTAALTAGALTLNGTSVGASAATSIPGQSASSAYSIAAAINAVSGQSGVTATAQATAVTGAVQTAFTAITTGATLTVNGIQVGSIAAGGAAPAQGANVAAAINLVSSQSGVTASAAADGKVTLTAADGRDIALGAGWVAADSGLTASATTVGTVTLDSTSSAGITIAGTAPASAGFTAGTTLATATKISSMNVLTAAAATAALGTIDGALSTVSASRASLGAYQNRFTSVVTSLQTTSENLSASRSRIQDADFAAETANLSRAQVLQQAGTAMVAQANQLPQGVLALLR from the coding sequence ATGTCAGTTATCAACACAAACATCAATTCGTTGACGGCGCAACGTAACCTGGGTATGAGCCAGGCCTCGTTGGCCACCTCCATGCAGCGTCTGTCATCGGGTTTGCGCATCAACAGTGCCAAAGACGATGCTGCCGGCCTGGCCATCAGTGAACGGATGACCACCCAAATCCGAGGCAGCAACCAGGCGGCACGCAATGCCAACGACGGCATCTCGCTGGCGCAAACGGCGGAAGGGGACTTGGCCCAAATCGGCAACAATCTGCAGCGCATGCGTGAGCTGGCGGTGCAGTCGGCCAATGCCACCAACTCGTCATCCGATCGTGCCGCGCTGGATGGTGAAGTGCAGGCACTGTCCGCAGAAATTGACCGGGTCTCACAAAACTCTTCCTTCAACGGCACCAAACTGCTGGATGGCTCGTTCACGGCCCAAAAATTCCAGGTCGGCGCCAACAACACGGCCAATGACAGCATCACCGTCGCCTCGATTGGCAGCGCACGTACCTCGGTACTTGGCGGCTATACGACGACAAAAGCCGGTGGCGTCACGACGGCAGCGCTGACCGCGGGGGCATTGACTTTGAACGGTACGTCGGTCGGCGCATCGGCTGCCACCAGCATCCCCGGTCAAAGTGCGAGTAGTGCTTATTCGATTGCCGCCGCCATCAATGCGGTTTCCGGCCAGTCCGGTGTAACCGCGACCGCCCAAGCAACGGCTGTCACAGGCGCCGTGCAAACAGCATTCACTGCGATAACCACTGGAGCGACTCTGACCGTCAATGGTATTCAAGTCGGCTCCATTGCAGCTGGCGGCGCCGCCCCCGCTCAAGGTGCCAATGTTGCTGCAGCCATTAACCTGGTTTCCAGCCAATCTGGTGTAACAGCAAGTGCGGCTGCTGATGGCAAAGTGACCCTGACAGCAGCCGATGGCCGCGATATTGCACTAGGCGCTGGCTGGGTTGCTGCAGACTCTGGCTTAACAGCCAGCGCGACCACCGTGGGCACTGTCACACTTGATTCAACCAGCAGTGCCGGTATCACCATTGCCGGTACAGCACCCGCCAGTGCCGGTTTTACTGCAGGCACAACCCTTGCCACAGCGACGAAGATTTCTTCGATGAACGTGCTGACTGCAGCTGCCGCCACCGCAGCGTTGGGTACGATTGACGGCGCCCTATCAACCGTCAGTGCTTCGCGCGCTTCGCTCGGTGCCTATCAAAACCGTTTCACCTCGGTGGTGACCAGCCTGCAAACAACGTCAGAAAACTTGTCCGCCTCTCGTAGCCGGATTCAGGATGCCGACTTTGCCGCAGAAACCGCCAATCTGTCGCGTGCGCAAGTGCTGCAACAGGCTGGTACCGCCATGGTGGCGCAGGCCAACCAGTTGCCGCAAGGTGTGCTGGCGCTGTTGCGCTAA
- the queA gene encoding tRNA preQ1(34) S-adenosylmethionine ribosyltransferase-isomerase QueA has protein sequence MPLTLADAARAFTLSDFDFHLPPELIAQHPAPERSGSRLLDSTSATPQDRVFRDLPSLLQPGDLLVFNDTRVINARLFGEKSTGGKLELLVERVLGGNQVAAHLRVSKKPEVGASVALTGAPGTHENLRATLLGRWPDAQGALFRFVLTNDAGDDPFTLMARHGHVPLPPYITHSDSAEDAARYQTVFAKNPGAVAAPTAALHFDDALLAALDARGVQRAFVTLHVGAGTFQPVKTENLAEHQMHSEWYDVPTATQQAIADCRARGGRLIAVGTTTVRTLESWAKTGQTTGDTQIFITPGFEFQLVDLLVTNFHLPKSSLMMLVSAFAGYEPVMALYQHAMAAQYRFFSYGDAMLLARQR, from the coding sequence ATGCCGCTCACTTTAGCCGATGCCGCCCGCGCATTCACCCTCAGCGACTTTGACTTTCACCTCCCGCCCGAGCTGATCGCCCAGCACCCGGCGCCCGAGCGCAGCGGCTCACGGCTGCTTGACAGCACCAGCGCCACCCCGCAAGACCGCGTATTTCGCGATCTCCCATCCTTGTTGCAGCCGGGCGATTTGCTGGTTTTCAACGACACACGTGTCATCAACGCCCGCCTGTTTGGCGAAAAGTCCACCGGCGGCAAGCTCGAACTCCTGGTTGAGCGCGTGCTGGGCGGCAACCAGGTGGCGGCGCACCTGCGCGTGAGCAAAAAGCCGGAAGTGGGCGCCTCGGTGGCGCTGACCGGCGCCCCCGGCACGCATGAGAATTTGCGCGCCACGCTCTTAGGGCGCTGGCCCGATGCCCAGGGTGCGCTGTTTCGCTTTGTCCTCACCAACGACGCGGGCGACGACCCGTTCACGCTGATGGCGCGCCATGGCCATGTGCCACTGCCGCCCTACATCACGCACTCCGATTCGGCTGAAGACGCTGCGCGTTACCAGACCGTGTTCGCCAAAAACCCCGGCGCCGTGGCCGCGCCGACTGCCGCCCTGCATTTTGATGACGCCCTGCTCGCCGCCCTCGACGCCCGGGGCGTGCAGCGTGCTTTTGTAACCCTGCATGTGGGCGCAGGCACTTTTCAGCCCGTGAAAACCGAAAACCTGGCCGAGCACCAGATGCACAGCGAGTGGTACGACGTGCCCACCGCCACGCAGCAAGCGATTGCCGACTGCCGCGCGCGGGGTGGCCGCCTCATCGCCGTGGGCACCACCACCGTGCGCACGCTGGAATCGTGGGCCAAGACCGGCCAGACCACAGGCGACACCCAAATCTTCATCACGCCGGGCTTCGAGTTTCAATTGGTGGACCTGCTGGTGACCAACTTTCACCTGCCAAAATCGAGCCTGATGATGCTGGTGAGCGCGTTTGCGGGTTATGAGCCTGTGATGGCTTTGTACCAGCACGCGATGGCAGCACAGTACCGGTTTTTCAGTTATGGCGACGCCATGCTGCTGGCACGCCAACGCTGA
- a CDS encoding HD-GYP domain-containing protein, whose protein sequence is MNTFQKRTAIRIAAVSILLASLASPIAWYVARESAEESIVALAVEESGRLLHQFDAIDLSGPQATQHATLAANAISGGMFDIVEIYDAQGRKLAESVTPEGHAVESSLPHHGTPDYTTAFYNGHKPASGVWALRVFVPLRDSATDMSRPITGYFEGVRVMPTWQQDQIFNNSLSAALMVGLASLLCGGALYPVVVHLSADNERKAQEVLDSHISMMEALGRAIAKRDSDTGAHNYRVAWIAASIAEQMGLAGSDMQALIAGSFLHDVGKIGIPDAILLKPGKLDDDEMRVMRTHVAQGEEIVNGMGWLEGANAVVAAHHEKWNGSGYPRQLSGEDIPLAARIFAVADVFDALCSKRPYKEPMGFDAAMVILEKDTASHFDPSVMAVFRPMARATFDRLAGISENATRQLLEDRVRHHFEM, encoded by the coding sequence ATGAACACTTTTCAAAAGCGCACCGCCATTCGCATCGCCGCGGTCAGTATTTTGCTGGCGTCTTTGGCCAGCCCGATTGCCTGGTACGTGGCGCGCGAGAGTGCCGAGGAAAGCATTGTGGCGTTGGCCGTTGAGGAGTCAGGGCGTCTGCTGCACCAATTTGACGCCATCGACTTGAGCGGCCCGCAGGCCACCCAACACGCAACCTTGGCAGCGAACGCCATTTCGGGCGGCATGTTTGACATTGTCGAGATTTATGACGCGCAAGGACGCAAGCTGGCTGAATCGGTCACGCCGGAGGGCCACGCGGTGGAGTCGTCACTGCCGCACCATGGCACGCCCGATTACACGACGGCTTTTTACAACGGCCACAAGCCTGCGTCGGGGGTCTGGGCCTTGCGCGTGTTTGTGCCACTGCGTGACTCCGCCACCGACATGAGCCGCCCCATCACGGGCTATTTCGAGGGCGTGCGCGTCATGCCGACCTGGCAGCAGGACCAGATCTTCAATAACTCGCTGAGCGCCGCGTTGATGGTCGGCCTGGCTTCTTTGCTGTGTGGCGGCGCGCTTTACCCGGTGGTGGTGCACTTGTCAGCGGATAACGAGCGAAAAGCGCAGGAGGTGCTGGACTCGCATATTTCCATGATGGAAGCGCTTGGGCGCGCCATCGCCAAGCGCGACTCCGACACCGGCGCCCACAACTACCGCGTGGCCTGGATTGCCGCCAGCATTGCCGAACAGATGGGTCTGGCGGGCAGCGACATGCAGGCACTGATTGCGGGCAGCTTTTTGCACGATGTGGGCAAAATTGGCATTCCGGACGCCATTTTGCTCAAGCCCGGCAAGCTCGATGACGACGAGATGCGCGTCATGCGCACCCACGTCGCGCAAGGGGAGGAGATCGTGAACGGCATGGGCTGGCTTGAAGGTGCCAATGCCGTGGTCGCCGCGCACCACGAAAAATGGAATGGCTCGGGCTACCCGCGCCAGCTCAGCGGCGAGGACATACCCCTGGCGGCGCGAATTTTTGCGGTGGCCGACGTGTTTGACGCGCTCTGTTCGAAGCGCCCATACAAGGAGCCGATGGGCTTTGACGCCGCCATGGTCATTCTTGAGAAGGACACCGCCAGCCATTTCGATCCGTCGGTGATGGCCGTGTTTCGCCCGATGGCGCGAGCGACCTTTGACCGCTTGGCCGGCATCAGCGAGAACGCCACCCGGCAACTGCTGGAAGACCGCGTGCGCCACCATTTTGAAATGTGA
- a CDS encoding type II toxin-antitoxin system Phd/YefM family antitoxin — translation MNPSTSHPSSTWQLQDAKAQFSAVVRQAETSGPQLISVRGKPAVVVLSNADYRRLQARSNKPGFTQLMRSSPLVGLDLAVDRSQDLTRQITLEK, via the coding sequence ATGAATCCATCCACGTCCCATCCATCGTCAACCTGGCAGCTTCAGGATGCCAAGGCTCAGTTCAGCGCCGTGGTCCGGCAGGCTGAAACCAGCGGGCCACAACTCATCAGTGTGCGCGGCAAGCCGGCCGTGGTGGTGCTCTCCAATGCGGACTACCGGCGGCTGCAAGCTCGCTCCAACAAACCCGGTTTTACGCAGTTGATGCGGAGTTCGCCGCTGGTTGGACTGGATTTGGCCGTCGATCGAAGCCAGGACCTCACGCGCCAGATCACGCTGGAGAAATGA